From the Colius striatus isolate bColStr4 chromosome 6, bColStr4.1.hap1, whole genome shotgun sequence genome, the window AGATTGCACCTCAGTTTTTCAAATAATATCATAATTGCAACATTACTTcatcatttcttcttttaacatGCTGACAATTTCCAGCTAGCCCACGTGTGAaggttctttttgttttttgtatcCTGGCTTTGAGACAGAAAAGTTCAGTGATGTATTCAGCACACACCGTATATGTCTTTTCACCTCCAATTGACTAGATCGTtaataagttaaaaaaaccaatccTCTCTGACCACAATCATTATCCTCACGAGGGATAAGTGATTCTTCAGAGCTTAAGTGTTGCTAgttctattaaaaaatataccATGGTATGATTTCTTAATGTGTTGCTACTTTTGCAGTTGGACCCTATGCAGTTATGCCTTCAAACCCTTCCATCTGTTCCACAAGGTGGTTCTGTGAGCTTTAGGACCTCTGATTGAAGACAAACTGAATATAAAACCCCCAAACGGAGTCGTCTTCTGGTTAATCCACCTCCCCTGTCGTATGTCAGGGGTCTGGTAGATCCGATGTATCCACTATGACTTTAATAAAAATAGTATCATCTTTAATATACGTTCCATTCTCTAGGACAGTTTGAGCCACAAAGACGGGGCAGCCGGACGCAATGTTCATCTCTCCAGTCGGCTTCTTgaaactgctgctgtttggATCCGGCTTGAAAGCATCTCCTAAGTGACGTCGAGACGGTCCCTGATCCATGAGCATCAGAGTCACTTTCTGCTTGAAGGGCCAAGGAAGCAACGCATCGTATTCCCCACGCATTATGACAAAGAACAGCGACAAGTGCGTCCCCTTCCCCATGCCATCTCCGTTAAGGTAAACTCTGGCACACATCTTGTAGCCAAAGTAGCCAGTATAAAAGGGCTGGCTGTACAAGGAGAGAGTCTTCCCCATGACTGCCTCTTGCTTCCGACGTTTATAATCTCGGATCTTCCAAATCAACACTCCGTTGTAGCTGGCGGTTTCTAAGACCTGGAAGCGGAGGTCCATGTCAGCCAGCCGAATGTCGTGAACGCTCAGCATCTGATCGTGTCTGCTCAGCTGTGTCTCTAGCAGGCCTGGTAGAAAATGGAAAGGATCAGGGTGAggaatattggggtttttttttttttgctcctaaGGACTGTAAAAATCAATTGCTAATGCCGCTGCTGCGGATCAAAACCACTTTCCTCCTCAAGAACCAAAGTGCATTCGGCCACCGACGAAGCGATTCCCATGGACTAGTTTGCCAGCTAGGATCTAGGCTAACTGGGATCTTTACAAACACATGCAGCAAAAGTCAAACAGTCAAATCACCCAACATCAATTTTGTCTGGTCACTAAGCAATGTAACTAGAGAGGCTTCCATTTTTTGGGAGGAGACATGACAGCGTTATCTGTAGATTGCCAGTAGGAGCAAAGACCTCAGAAGTGGTCACACATCCTACCTACGGCATCTCAAAGCCAGAAGTACCACTGATCCCTCAAAATACTCTTCTCGGCCACTACCTGTCTCAGAAGTGTCATGCTGGGACTAAAGTTGCTGGTAAGAGAGCAGACTGTTCAAGCTTAACTCTGTATTATATGGTCACTTACTTGTTTTGGAGAGAGGGATGTTTTTAATATCCCCTTTCCCCCATATGAAACGTTACTCTTTGTCTTTGCACGCTGGCAAAAATCGGTCAACGTACAATACTGAGAAGCAGGTGAATTCCTAAGGCAGGTTTGGTTTATACAGATCtgtttaaacattatttttctcaaTCATTTAGACTCTTACATATAATCTCCACTATCTTGCTACACTCCAGCTTTCACTTCATTCAGCAAGAACAACAATAACCTTGCTCTCAAGCAGACGTCGCGCTTCTCCTTGGCTCAAATATACCGCTGTAACAGATAGCAGGACCTGTGGTTTCAGGTGGATAGCCACACTGTTGATccaagaagggaggggtggagtAATAACAGACGACTTGTCAATACGCTGAGACTACAGTTAAAGAAGCTGCTGAAAGCTACTAGCTGTCAAAGATCGGCTGAGGAACGATCTAACACCGTAATCAAGACAAGGGTcgagaaaacaaaaccaaagacaaGAATCAAGCCTAAGAAACAGCGTGGAAGCAATGCCACATCACCAAAGGGATTACACAGTTCCCTattcaaaaaaaatcagaagtatCAGCATTACCGGTGCTTCCACGCAAAAATCACAATGAGAGTGCCGTTCAAAGGGCACCATTTCTCTCTTGACAAGCACTGCTGAGTACCTCGGTCCATTGTGCTTGCACTTACTTGTATTTCGAGCTCCTTGCCCTGCAGTTTTATCAACACTTTCCAGCTCAGTCACTCTGTTCTGGAGGGATTCCACACTGCTCTTCATGCTGTCAGCCTCCTCCCAGTTCTGTCGGAAGGGACGGATTTCTTTGTCcagttctttcagtttctctgcTTGGCTGTCTATCACTCGCTTCAGAAAACAGGAAGCGAGGAGTTAAAACAAGACATTAATTTATGCAAATTAAACACCAATAATAAGATTCTTTTCCAATACAAGCAAGCAATTTTAATAACACAAACCTTGAAAACTTAGAAATAGCCCAAGTATTTACAAAAACACAAACGCCTTCAGTGCTACGTAGGTATTACTATTAGAGCACCAGCAGCCTCCTCAAAAAGGAGTTGTTAGTGTGCTCTTGTctaatttttcttcagaaaaacacCTTTCAATGCAAGAACAACATTCTGAATGTCTCTGTATGGATATTACGGGCTGGTGTTTGTTGGGTTTCCCACCAGAGTACTTAAGCAACAAAGTATGGGCACAACAACTCACCATGGTGTGAATCAAGTGGCTGCTCAGGTGCATGCGTTTGGGTAACAGCAAAATAACTTACCCCCTCCAGAAACACACCAGTACTCTTGCCCACAGCAAGCAGGAGCATGTAGCTTTGCAGGTTCAGCAGCTCCAAGCCCACATAAATCAGTTATCAAAGCCTAAGTTACTCTGTGCCCATAACCACGGCAAGAGCCCTCCCGAGTGTAAGAGAAACTATCGCTTCTGGCCCCTTAAGCACTTGTAAATTCCCACCCTTACTTCCTCAGTGGAATAAGCCACTTGTCCTGAAGGTGCTTGCTGGTTTGAgtctttttcaaagcaaaaaaaagaacaaaagccaCCAAACCACAGGTGCTTTTGGAAAGGCATGAAATGGAATACTCGAGGAAAAAACACATAGAAAGGCTGCTGATCTCCGAGAGGAACATTGCAAGCACCTCAGTGTATTACAAACATAAAGGAGAACATATTTCCCAGTCTACCTCAAATCTGATGCAGGAGATACATAGCACTTCACATTACCACAGCTAATTTGGACTAGCAGGAATTTTAGCCAGAACCCCGTAATCAGTTGTGAAGTTCAAATAATAACACAAATATTTGAGACAAGAAACTACTTTTGCTACCACCTACAGTTAAATTCCAGATCTAACCTTATGGTTTTACCATCACATTGTGCCAACGTGTGTAAAAATGAGTTTTCACTACTTAAAAAAAGGAGCAGTTGAgtacaaacaagaaaataaagctatttTGCATGTGCCTTCTGGTTAGCCATGTGGATTCAATATTCCCCACTGACGGGGAAAACCCTTCTGCCTCATGCAACCTTCGTTTCCTCTTTTAGACATTTGCTTTTAATCATGTGGTTTCGGTTATACTGAAAGTCTGTAACGATTAATTGAAGGCTGTCAATTTGATTAAGCCAGCTAGCAAAACCATGTTCTAGGAGTATTTCATTCTGTCCTGTCTCAAAACCACTGAGCAATCTAACATCGTTCATGATTAACTATTTATTTCTATGTTGGTGGTGTAGAACAAGCTTATGCGTCTCACTTGCCAAGCTCTTACTTTGTAAAGGAAAACTGTGTCCTGAATCATAAATGCAGGGGATATGGTCCCATTAAATAGATTCAGCAACTTGCCTGGATTCACTAATCATCAGGTACCAGCACAGTCACACCCTCTCACCTGGCCTGCTCATAATGAAGAAATCAAATAGGCAAGGGCTCTCAGACACATAGCAAAGAAAACACACCATGGAAAAGCCCGAATGAGTGTTTTAAGAGCAGAGCCAGAAGGTTTGGCCATTAGTTCACAGTTACAACATGCAAAAGTTAAGGTGTGCCCAGGTCTGATCTGTCTCCTCTACTCGAACAAAACAGGAACCCTCTGAGGCAAGAAGAGTAACATGGCCATGGGTTTGTACAGTCCCTCACACAGAGATGTTCTAATTTCCAACTGGGATCTGCTGGCACTAACATGGTGTCAAGCCAAAGAAATCTTTATATCAACTGGGAAAGTAGTAAAGCTGCAGGAGAATCATAAGCTATTGCACTTTTGGGAGAGGTTTACTAGAAGTTGTTGCTAGGCCCCAACTTCTCTCCATCAACCTGTGTGCAACGTTCTACCCTCGTACCTGCACGACCCATTTTGGTTTTTGTGTGGTAAACGTGTATTTTGCCTCCTATGCCTCTTCATGAGAATTCAAGAAATAGAGAGAATAATCAGAAAGAGGCTTGTATTCCATTTGTAAAAAGCTGTGGGATCTCTATCTTTTTACCCTACAGGGAGTCAACCTCGCTCATGCTGGGAGATACTGATGTACTACATCTGAATGTAATGCAGCAGTGGAGAATTTCACTCTAATTATTCCATTAGGAAGTATACAGATGCCTCACACTGTACTCATACATTTTCAAGCAGATATCAATTTTCTGCATGCACTTTTTATTCCAGCAACTGACCTCTCTGGATCATTAGTCCAGAGTTATATGCCTGGCAGAGCATTGAGGCTGATTCTCATCTAGGTTTTGCTTGGTACCTCTTAATAAACAATTTCCACAATTTTAGCACTATTGTTATTACTAGAGAAATTTAGAGAATGGCATGAGGAACTGAGAAAAGTTATGTTAGCAGCTCTGCTTCAGATGCTCCTAATGGGCCTCTCCATTGCAACTGATAAAGCAAAACTCAAAAGCTGAAGAACACAACAAAGAGCCAAAGGCACTACTTGACTGCGAAAACAAACCACACATCCTCCTCCCTTGGGGGAATGTATTATCAAATCAAATCATTTTATACTCATGAGGtgatttcttttgtctttaagTACCCTAATGTCCTAATTAAGACTTAGCATCTTAATGTGCTTCCAAATACTCCTAAGACTGCGTACTGGATGTGAAAGATCCTTTCTACAAGACAGCAGTCAAACTAGTATCACGTACTCTCTTGGTAAGAACCACTTTCCCTAAAAACCAGTAACAGAAAACCAATCTGAATCAAAACATCTCAAGGCTGAGGTTCCTGACAGTGCCCAGGCCCCTTTGATGCACCTACACCAGTTGTGTTAGATACCTCGCAGTGTGGGTGATGCCAGTTGTGCTCAGTGAAACAGCTGTACCCAAGCCAAGGAAGGTTACATGACAAATGAAACTGTACTAGAAGTTACTAGCATGCATATGACTTGGGGGACTAAGCAAGTATTGCTTGTCCAGACCTGAACTGGCTAGTTCTACGCTGGAAATATCTGTGGCTCTTGTATAGCAGTGGCTGCTGAAcacaacccagaaaaaaaagaatggctcACAGCAGGTAACTGATTCCTCTAACTCCTATTAGGCAACAAGAGGCTAATTCTATCCTCCAGGGACAAACAAACTGAGGTGTGTTTCCAGGATGCCCTTAACAACCTGACTGAACCAGGAATTTCCAGTGAGTGGAAGGAATCAGGTTGAAATGCATATGAAACACAGTTTGGCTTAAATTAACTGAACTAAGATAGCTGGTGAGAAGTAGTTAAGGGgtgagggagaaggaaaaaaaccaaatcagagCAAAATACATCCTCTCCAATAACCAAAAAGCCACCTGTTAGAATctgggttgttgttttttctaaaCATAAACCATTTGAAAATTGATTTTGGTAACATAGCTCAAGGAAATCAAAGATCTTACAATCTGTCAACAAGACAATCATGAAATACTCTGCTCTACATGTTTTCCATTTCCACTCTCACCACTGGTTATTGAGACAGCATGTATAAAAACTCCAGGCTTGTGAATTAACTTACCTCCTAGTAGATTCATTCAGCAATATCAATACATGCAAGGATTAGCTTCCCAGTGTCAGAGTGCAATATTGTGAGCATGCAGCTGTACCCCAGACTATCATCAGACCAAGTAAGAATGACTAAGGCACATAAACTGCTTACTATGTGGGCAGAACATGGAAAGAAATAAGTGCTGTAAAGGAGAAATGTTGCTGTTGCCAAACTGAAAGGTTTCCTTACAAACCAACATCGATGGTCTCAAGGCTCTGAGCTCTTGCATGTACCGTTCTTCAAACATCAGCAATACTCTAGTTTGGATACTCGTCTCTTGAGTACCAACATTTAATAAGTGAAACAAATAGCAAGTGAAAAGGATCATTTTAATCTACATTCCTTTAAGCTGGATGCTGAAACAGGCATCTGGTTTTCCGGCAACAACGTGGATGTGATACCTTCACAATAGCTTGCTAAATATCTCCTTGAGGTTTCCTTAACTGTGGTTAGTAACATGCAAGCTCACACAAATTCCCAGCATCCACATTCCAAATCAGCTCTGGGCACAAAGCAAAGAATTTCAGCTTGGGCTAGGGACCGTGCTAGAGCATCCAGAGGATTTCTAGTGTGACACTGGTCTGTGCTCTGAATTGCAGGGCCACGCATGCTTTCTTAGACCTCCCTGCAAAGGATTCATTAGGTACCTTTTCCTCAGAGGAAAGACAACAGAAACAGGGATTTTAAAAAGTGGATTCAAATGCATTGTACCTCACTTGGATTAATTCCACACCAGACTGATTTCATTCATgattaatacttaaaaaaaacagcagcaaggagaaaagaaatctgttaCACAATGTGACAGTTGTAAGGTGCTAATCTTGTCCTCCAGTTTGACATAAAGTTCCTCAAGGAGTTGTatttgcagagaaggaaaaattatgAGAGCTCTCTTCCCTTTTAAAACAGGGGAGTTTGTTTTAAACACAGTCTTAGGTTTTTGTGAGGTATCTCACTCCAGTAAACCAGCTACTgaccagaagaagaagaaaaaaatcagaatagcTTTATAATAAGGTAAACTCTCCCCCACCCTTTTTCATTAGAACACCTCACTTCCCCAGTGTAAAGGCAcagaacagaagctaccaccatTTCTGCTTTAACGGGGAGATTCTGAATTTCTTACCTGTAAATGAAGTATTTTAGATTCATTATTCCGCAgcatttccttctgtctttcaaTTTCTATTTCAAAGCTACAAATCTGATTAT encodes:
- the TRAF3 gene encoding TNF receptor-associated factor 3 isoform X4, encoding MDTSKKTEPPLSVEMVQQRSNPDRSPSASIYVPEQGGYKEKFVNAVEDKYKCEKCHLILCNPKQTECGHRFCETCMNALLSSSSPKCTACQESIVKDKVFKDNCCRRELLALQIYCRNENKGCKEQLSLGQLLMHLKTDCHFEELPCPRADCKEKILRKDLPDHVEKTCKYRETTCKYCKSQVPMIMLQKHEDTDCPCVMVSCPHKCSVKTLMRSERVIDSQAEKLKELDKEIRPFRQNWEEADSMKSSVESLQNRVTELESVDKTAGQGARNTSLLETQLSRHDQMLSVHDIRLADMDLRFQVLETASYNGVLIWKIRDYKRRKQEAVMGKTLSLYSQPFYTGYFGYKMCARVYLNGDGMGKGTHLSLFFVIMRGEYDALLPWPFKQKVTLMLMDQGPSRRHLGDAFKPDPNSSSFKKPTGEMNIASGCPVFVAQTVLENGTYIKDDTIFIKVIVDTSDLPDP
- the TRAF3 gene encoding TNF receptor-associated factor 3 isoform X2; protein product: MDTSKKTEPPLSVEMVQQRSNPDRSPSASIYVPEQGGYKEKFVNAVEDKYKCEKCHLILCNPKQTECGHRFCETCMNALLSSSSPKCTACQESIVKDKVFKDNCCRRELLALQIYCRNENKGCKEQLSLGQLLMHLKTDCHFEELPCPRADCKEKILRKDLPDHVEKTCKYRETTCKYCKSQVPMIMLQKHEDTDCPCVMVSCPHKCSVKTLMRSEGTNQQIKAHEASSAVQHVNLLKEWSNALENKVALLQNESLEKNKSIQTLHNQICSFEIEIERQKEMLRNNESKILHLQRVIDSQAEKLKELDKEIRPFRQNWEEADSMKSSVESLQNRVTELESVDKTAGQGARNTSLLETQLSRHDQMLSVHDIRLADMDLRFQVLETASYNGVLIWKIRDYKRRKQEAVMGKTLSLYSQPFYTGYFGYKMCARVYLNGDGMGKGTHLSLFFVIMRGEYDALLPWPFKQKVTLMLMDQGPSRRHLGDAFKPDPNSSSFKKPTGEMNIASGCPVFVAQTVLENGTYIKDDTIFIKVIVDTSDLPDP
- the TRAF3 gene encoding TNF receptor-associated factor 3 isoform X3, whose amino-acid sequence is MDTSKKTEPPLSVEMVQQRSNPDRSPSASIYVPEQGGYKEKFVNAVEDKYKCEKCHLILCNPKQTECGHRFCETCMNALLSSSSPKCTACQESIVKDKVFKDNCCRRELLALQIYCRNENKGCKEQLSLGQLLMHLKTDCHFEELPCPRADCKEKILRKDLPDHVEKTCKYRETTCKYCKSQVPMIMLQKHEDTDCPCVMVSCPHKCSVKTLMRSEVALLQNESLEKNKSIQTLHNQICSFEIEIERQKEMLRNNESKILHLQRVIDSQAEKLKELDKEIRPFRQNWEEADSMKSSVESLQNRVTELESVDKTAGQGARNTSLLETQLSRHDQMLSVHDIRLADMDLRFQVLETASYNGVLIWKIRDYKRRKQEAVMGKTLSLYSQPFYTGYFGYKMCARVYLNGDGMGKGTHLSLFFVIMRGEYDALLPWPFKQKVTLMLMDQGPSRRHLGDAFKPDPNSSSFKKPTGEMNIASGCPVFVAQTVLENGTYIKDDTIFIKVIVDTSDLPDP